CGTTGACGATCATCTCCAGCGTTTCGCGCCGGGCCGGGTTCAGCGACAGGTCAAAACCGGCGATCTCAGCCATGCCACCGACACGAATGCGGTTGTCGAAACGGGTGATGGCGACCTTGTAGGTCTCGTCGAGAATGGTCGAGGTCGGGGCCATGTCGGCGTTGGTGATCGGCACGGTCAGCGAGTAACCCTTGAGCGGATACACCGGGGCCTTGATGCCCAGCGGCTTGAGCATCTGCGGCGAGTAGCTGCCCAGGGCCAGCACGTAGCGGTCGGCAGTTTCCAGCTTGCCGTCGATCCATACGCCATTGATACGGTCGCCGGCGAAGTCCAGGCGCTGGATGTCCTGGCCGAAGCGGAATTCGACGCCCAGCTTCAGGGCCATCTCGGCAAGTTTGGTGGTGAACAGCTGGCAGTCGCCAGTCTGGTCGTTGGGCAGGCGCAGGGCGCCGGCCAGAATGTCTTTCACGCCAGCCAGGGCCGGTTCGACACGGGCAATGCCGTCACGGTCGAGCAGCTCGTAGGGCACCCCGGACTGTTCGAGCACGGCGATATCCTTGGCCGCGGCATCCACCTGGGCCTGGGTGCGGAATAGCTGGGTAGTGCCCAGGCTACGGTTTTCGTAGGCGATGCCGGTTTCGGCGCGCAGTTCGTCGAGGCAGTCACGGCTGTACTCGGACAGCCGCACCATGCGCTCCTTGTTCACCGCGTAACGGCTCGCGGTGCAGTTGCGCAGCATCTGCGCCATCCACAGGTACTGGTCGACGTCACCGGTGAGCTTGATGGCCAGGGGCGCGTGGCGCTCCAGCAGCCACTTGATGGCCTTCAGCGGCACCCCAGGGGCTGCCCAGGGCGAGGCATAGCCGGGCGAGATCTGGCCGGCGTTGGCAAAGCTGGTTTCCATGGCCACCGCCGGCTGGCGATCGACCACGGTCACTTCGAAACCTTGCCTGGCCAGATAATAGGCACTGGCGGTTCCGATTACACCGCTACCAAGTACCAGAACTCGCATCGTTTATCCCTCGCACGCGGCTTACCGCAAATTTTGTTGATATGGCATGGATGGGCGCAGTATATGAATTCGAAGCCAGTGCAATTCACTATATAAAAGCCTATATTTGGCGAGAATTCTTGGCGAAAACGCCTTTCACGGAGGGGCATCCCCTATGAGAACCCAGCACCAGAGCAAGCGTGAACTGGACAAGATCGACCGCAACATCCTGCGGATCCTGCAGAATGACGGGCGCATTTCCTTCACCGAACTGGGCGAGAAAGTTGGGCTTTCCACCACCCCCTGCACCGAGCGCGTACGCCGCCTGGAGCGCGAGGGCATCATCATGGGCTACAACGCCCGGCTCAATCCGCAGCACCTGAAGGGCAGCCT
The Pseudomonas sp. KU43P genome window above contains:
- the dadA gene encoding D-amino acid dehydrogenase, whose product is MRVLVLGSGVIGTASAYYLARQGFEVTVVDRQPAVAMETSFANAGQISPGYASPWAAPGVPLKAIKWLLERHAPLAIKLTGDVDQYLWMAQMLRNCTASRYAVNKERMVRLSEYSRDCLDELRAETGIAYENRSLGTTQLFRTQAQVDAAAKDIAVLEQSGVPYELLDRDGIARVEPALAGVKDILAGALRLPNDQTGDCQLFTTKLAEMALKLGVEFRFGQDIQRLDFAGDRINGVWIDGKLETADRYVLALGSYSPQMLKPLGIKAPVYPLKGYSLTVPITNADMAPTSTILDETYKVAITRFDNRIRVGGMAEIAGFDLSLNPARRETLEMIVNDLYPRGGDLSQASFWTGLRPATPDGTPIVGATAFRNLFLNTGHGTLGWTMACGSGRLLADLIARKKPQISAEGLDIARYGNSPEVAKHGQTAPAHQQ